In Rana temporaria chromosome 3, aRanTem1.1, whole genome shotgun sequence, a single window of DNA contains:
- the DAND5 gene encoding DAN domain family member 5, protein MSLLKFVILLLPAIVTTAPYNKAGPTLLRLDTLHGRSRFSSKAEAPGVSPLAFLNSPVVRKGEADSEKPLSQGIQGRGSRDSMEEAAFRRKMVWENNIKKEKTRSHPDQVLPLAQEALKRSRCNAMPFVQNIYRENCAPIRIPNKFCFGQCNSFYVPGWPARLSQPCTSCSPIKSRRISIPLQCRGGRLFWEEVVLVEECGCETRYEREFASVGSGEGYLPVS, encoded by the exons ATGTCCCTGCTAAAGTTTGTAATACTTCTGCTTCCTGCGATAGTCACTACTGCTCCCTATAACAAAGCCGGGCCAACATTGCTCCGATTGGACACCCTCCATGGAAGATCCCGCTTTAGTTCCAAGGCTGAGGCTCCTGGTGTCTCCCCTCTTGCTTTCTTAAATTCCCCCGTTGTCAGGAAAGGCGAGGCAGATTCTGAGAAGCCCTTGTCCCAAGGAATTCAAGGTAGGGGGTCCAGAGACAGCATGGAAGAAGCGGCCTTCCGGAGAAAGATGGTGTGGGAGAACAACATCAAGAAAGAGAAGACAAGGTCCCATCCAGACCAGGTTCTGCCACTGGCACAGGAAGCACTGAAGAGGTCAAGGTGTAATGCTATGCCCTTTGTCCAG aacatCTACAGGGAAAACTGTGCCCCAATACGGATCCCCAACAAATTCTGCTTCGGCCAGTGCAACTCCTTCTATGTCCCCGGCTGGCCAGCCAGACTGTCCCAGCCTTGCACTTCCTGCTCCCCTATAAAGTCCAGACGCATCTCTATCCCCCTGCAGTGCCGCGGGGGCCGTCTTTTCTGGGAGGAGGTGGTCCTGGTGGAGGAATGCGGCTGCGAGACCCGGTACGAGCGCGAGTTTGCCAGCGTCGGCAGCGGTGAAGGCTACCTGCCAGTATCCTAG